One window of Silvimonas iriomotensis genomic DNA carries:
- a CDS encoding BatD family protein produces the protein MCVGSTRQDAATYVIQKAGSYTLPAVSIAWWDTRAGQLRSAQVPAVTFSAVATPSYHPEIGLPPEAAAPAPARIRHLDVQQLAEYAGALIAALVALWFLVPRLWHAIRAWSSRPRKTSPEHAARNALRRALAGKNPQKIIPALYRWLDAADDPAPAELRRRMNPATADAWLQSVYGQGRGDPVSAPSLAELRKQQTIAPAASASVLPPLN, from the coding sequence ATGTGCGTCGGCAGTACCCGGCAAGACGCCGCCACTTACGTCATCCAGAAAGCCGGCAGCTACACCTTGCCCGCAGTGAGCATTGCCTGGTGGGACACCCGGGCTGGCCAGTTGCGCAGCGCACAGGTGCCCGCGGTGACATTCAGCGCAGTCGCAACCCCTTCATATCACCCCGAAATCGGCTTGCCGCCCGAAGCTGCTGCCCCCGCACCCGCCCGCATCCGGCATCTGGATGTGCAGCAACTGGCCGAATACGCCGGCGCGCTCATTGCCGCACTGGTGGCCTTATGGTTTCTTGTGCCCAGGTTGTGGCACGCAATACGCGCCTGGTCTTCTCGCCCCAGGAAAACCAGCCCCGAACACGCAGCCAGAAACGCCCTGCGCCGCGCGCTGGCCGGCAAGAATCCACAAAAAATCATCCCCGCACTGTACCGCTGGCTGGATGCCGCAGACGATCCAGCGCCCGCTGAATTACGCCGCCGGATGAACCCGGCAACGGCAGATGCCTGGCTGCAAAGCGTGTACGGGCAGGGCAGAGGCGATCCCGTGTCAGCGCCATCACTGGCCGAGTTACGCAAACAGCAAACCATTGCACCTGCCGCAAGCGCCTCGGTACTGCCTCCGCTGAATTGA
- a CDS encoding helix-turn-helix transcriptional regulator, translating into MTLSASEVIDSIYAAVERPSLMADTVGKIALLGGGYVGQYIKMDVPGRQVISACVSDGSLAESDQAYSSYFASIDPRVAWFVSGEIGDWRPDQFRFDEQFVKSSELYNEFLKPYGAKRVAANCIRRSGRVYEAVTIARRYDAGNYDDGNLQVLNSFSMHLVRAATLRARLAELEEQHAAAEEALKRMPYGAIWVDATQRVVWMSPPAMTYLSMADGIKVSAQRLSSPDAKSASRINLALKRATNPYGSEGSWFTVARSKQATPWLVSIIPSSNPPECDKGYRGPYALVIIQDGAGPALPHARQLQLMYGLTSAEARLALGLLQNTTVKAYAEKNQISASTVRTHLRQLLAKTGTHRQAELLRVLGLPLPMQLPGTPQRQ; encoded by the coding sequence ATGACTCTGAGCGCCAGTGAAGTCATAGACTCGATATACGCTGCGGTCGAGCGCCCTTCCCTCATGGCCGATACCGTTGGAAAAATCGCCCTGCTTGGTGGGGGATACGTCGGGCAATACATCAAAATGGATGTACCAGGGCGTCAAGTCATTAGCGCATGTGTCAGTGACGGCTCGCTTGCAGAATCAGACCAGGCATATTCCAGTTACTTCGCGTCAATCGACCCCAGGGTCGCCTGGTTTGTATCCGGTGAAATCGGGGATTGGCGACCCGACCAATTCCGGTTTGACGAGCAGTTTGTAAAAAGCAGCGAACTCTATAACGAGTTTCTGAAACCCTACGGCGCCAAACGCGTTGCGGCAAATTGCATTCGCCGAAGCGGCCGTGTATACGAAGCCGTTACGATTGCCCGACGATACGATGCCGGCAACTATGACGATGGCAATCTGCAAGTCCTGAACAGTTTCTCAATGCATCTTGTTCGGGCCGCGACGTTGCGCGCACGCCTTGCCGAACTCGAAGAACAACACGCCGCCGCAGAGGAAGCCCTGAAACGCATGCCGTATGGCGCAATATGGGTCGATGCGACACAGCGCGTTGTCTGGATGAGCCCGCCCGCAATGACTTATCTTTCCATGGCCGACGGGATTAAAGTCTCTGCGCAACGCCTGTCGAGCCCGGATGCAAAATCCGCCTCTCGTATAAACCTGGCATTAAAACGGGCCACCAATCCATATGGGTCTGAAGGAAGCTGGTTCACCGTAGCGCGGTCAAAACAAGCCACCCCATGGCTTGTTTCCATCATCCCTTCCTCCAATCCACCGGAATGCGACAAAGGTTATCGGGGGCCCTACGCTCTTGTCATCATTCAGGATGGCGCCGGCCCGGCTTTGCCACATGCAAGACAACTGCAGTTGATGTACGGACTTACCTCTGCGGAGGCACGCCTCGCCTTGGGTTTGCTGCAGAACACAACGGTAAAAGCTTACGCAGAGAAGAACCAGATTAGCGCGTCCACCGTACGTACACACCTGCGGCAACTCCTCGCCAAAACAGGAACCCATCGACAAGCCGAACTTTTGCGTGTTCTTGGCTTGCCACTGCCCATGCAATTGCCTGGCACCCCTCAGCGCCAGTAA
- a CDS encoding carbonic anhydrase family protein, translated as MKTHTSETQATVTPALALQFLKEGNARFVNNLRVSRDLLQQANETRDGQWPFATIVSCIDSRTSAELIFDQGLGDIFSVRIAGNVINTDILGSLEFACNVAGSRLIVVLGHSSCGAIKGACDHVELGNLTELLSKIQPAVYQEGQTLEPAKRNSKNPVFVENVADLNVRHAVRSIINRSYILEHMVAAGKIGIIGAKHDLATGEVTFFDDTWLNDKTAVQAMAG; from the coding sequence ATGAAAACGCATACCTCTGAAACCCAGGCCACCGTCACCCCGGCACTCGCCCTGCAATTTCTCAAGGAAGGCAACGCGCGCTTCGTCAACAACCTGCGCGTGAGCCGCGACCTGTTGCAGCAAGCCAATGAAACGCGCGACGGGCAGTGGCCATTCGCGACCATCGTCAGCTGTATCGACAGCCGGACATCGGCCGAACTCATTTTTGATCAGGGCCTTGGCGACATTTTCTCGGTGCGTATCGCCGGTAATGTGATCAACACCGACATCCTTGGCAGCCTTGAATTTGCCTGCAATGTGGCCGGGTCACGGCTGATCGTGGTGCTTGGGCACTCTTCATGCGGCGCAATCAAAGGCGCTTGCGACCATGTGGAGCTTGGCAACCTGACCGAACTGCTGTCCAAGATCCAGCCTGCCGTATACCAGGAGGGGCAAACCCTGGAACCGGCAAAACGCAACTCGAAAAACCCAGTGTTCGTCGAGAATGTGGCCGATCTAAACGTCCGCCACGCTGTGCGTTCTATCATCAACCGCAGCTACATCCTTGAACACATGGTCGCCGCCGGCAAGATCGGCATCATCGGCGCCAAACACGACCTGGCAACGGGCGAAGTCACCTTCTTCGATGACACCTGGTTGAACGACAAGACCGCCGTCCAGGCCATGGCCGGGTAA
- a CDS encoding LysR family transcriptional regulator produces the protein MNATFRQLRLFLALAERGSVTAAAEACHVTQPTVSMQLRELTEAAGLPLYEQIGKRIFLTAAGEALAETARSMLEEWLAFEQTLNAMKGLEQGRLRVALVSTAKYFVPRLLGDFCTEHPNIEIALEILNRDGVVARLRENRDDLYIMSMPPENLDLEQHAFLPNPLVLIAADGHAMKGRQLQLADLSAERFILRERGSGTRLACDAFFSRAAFVPQVRLELGSNEAIKQAVAGGLGLAVISRHALPARPADEQLTILDVAGFPLQSHWFTLYPRGKKLSPVAAVFLEHLERTALEWSERRESGL, from the coding sequence ATGAATGCCACTTTTCGCCAGTTGCGCCTTTTTCTGGCGCTGGCCGAGCGCGGTAGCGTCACCGCCGCCGCAGAGGCCTGCCACGTCACGCAGCCGACAGTATCAATGCAGCTGCGTGAGCTGACCGAGGCCGCGGGTTTGCCGCTTTACGAACAAATCGGCAAACGCATTTTCCTGACCGCCGCCGGCGAGGCGCTGGCAGAAACCGCCCGGTCGATGCTTGAAGAGTGGCTGGCATTCGAGCAAACCCTCAATGCCATGAAGGGGCTGGAGCAGGGGCGTTTACGGGTGGCGCTGGTGAGTACCGCGAAGTATTTTGTGCCGCGGCTGCTGGGCGACTTTTGTACAGAACACCCGAACATCGAAATTGCGCTTGAGATTCTGAATCGCGATGGCGTCGTCGCCCGCCTGCGCGAGAACCGCGACGATCTGTACATCATGTCCATGCCGCCAGAAAACCTGGACCTTGAGCAGCACGCGTTCCTGCCCAATCCGCTGGTCCTGATTGCCGCCGACGGCCACGCCATGAAAGGACGCCAACTACAACTTGCAGACCTGTCGGCCGAGCGTTTCATCCTGCGGGAGCGCGGCTCCGGTACACGGCTGGCCTGCGACGCGTTTTTCTCCCGCGCCGCCTTCGTGCCGCAAGTCAGACTTGAATTGGGCAGCAACGAGGCGATCAAGCAAGCCGTTGCCGGCGGCCTTGGCCTTGCCGTGATTTCGCGCCACGCGCTGCCTGCGCGCCCGGCAGACGAGCAACTGACCATACTGGATGTAGCCGGTTTTCCGCTCCAGTCGCACTGGTTTACGCTTTATCCGCGCGGCAAAAAACTTTCCCCGGTTGCGGCGGTGTTTCTGGAGCACCTTGAACGCACCGCGCTGGAGTGGAGCGAGCGGCGCGAATCGGGCCTGTAG
- a CDS encoding major capsid protein P2: MSFMNVAPGVTATVALPLGPTYERWIFKFGGTTLNKTHLTDIRLRVNGRVIHQCSGADLESPSRAHCL; the protein is encoded by the coding sequence CTGAGCTTTATGAACGTGGCGCCGGGTGTTACCGCAACGGTAGCGTTGCCGCTCGGGCCGACTTATGAACGCTGGATTTTCAAATTTGGCGGCACCACGCTCAACAAGACACACCTGACCGATATTCGCCTGCGGGTGAATGGTCGCGTCATCCATCAGTGCAGCGGCGCCGATCTGGAAAGCCCCTCACGAGCACATTGTCTTTAA
- a CDS encoding type IV secretion system DNA-binding domain-containing protein, translated as MAKGRKPRVAGAPASPQVSRANKADIRAILGASGSGKTTYVMQQLRKDRPDRLLIWDTKGEFSQEGYAAPVRSISELVAAVRKSEKWKLALIPYGTPNERRKLFDMFAALAFAAGRCTVVAEEISGILFLYGVAN; from the coding sequence ATGGCGAAGGGGCGTAAACCACGGGTGGCCGGGGCTCCGGCCTCACCACAAGTCAGCCGGGCAAACAAGGCGGATATCCGGGCCATTCTCGGGGCGTCTGGCTCGGGTAAAACCACCTACGTCATGCAACAGTTACGCAAGGACCGGCCTGACCGGCTGTTGATTTGGGATACCAAGGGCGAGTTTTCGCAAGAGGGTTACGCGGCGCCGGTTCGGTCGATTTCTGAACTGGTGGCCGCCGTGCGCAAGTCGGAAAAATGGAAACTGGCCCTGATCCCGTATGGTACGCCCAACGAGCGGCGCAAACTGTTCGACATGTTTGCCGCGCTGGCGTTTGCGGCAGGGCGCTGCACGGTGGTTGCTGAGGAGATATCTGGCATACTGTTTCTCTATGGCGTCGCTAATTAA
- a CDS encoding DUF3313 family protein, with protein MNKKWITPIVLAALVWLPSHSAQAQTSTPKSKRTAIAAWTQEGLQPVSAQGFDLVYAKPGTSLTGYHNILLSPIPASFRSGWEKRSATGSQLPNRTKDIQAIKDQLADAIRQEFTRQLTAGGYTLVDAAGEGVLTVNLAVVNLDIAAPNIPSAGRTKTYATSAGEMSLVADLRDSQTGEVLMRIYDHHTDRETFKPEKITSVDNAAAVEDAASTWAAALRQTLGQPATHNP; from the coding sequence ATGAATAAAAAGTGGATAACGCCAATCGTTCTGGCCGCGCTGGTCTGGCTACCATCCCACAGCGCACAAGCCCAAACCAGCACCCCGAAAAGCAAACGCACCGCCATCGCCGCCTGGACGCAGGAAGGGCTACAACCGGTATCCGCACAGGGTTTTGACCTCGTCTACGCCAAACCCGGCACCAGCCTGACCGGCTATCACAACATCTTGCTGAGCCCCATTCCGGCATCGTTTCGCAGCGGTTGGGAGAAAAGATCCGCCACTGGCTCGCAGCTTCCCAACAGAACCAAAGACATCCAGGCCATCAAAGACCAGTTGGCAGATGCCATCCGCCAGGAATTCACCCGGCAACTGACCGCAGGCGGCTACACGCTGGTCGACGCAGCAGGCGAGGGCGTGCTGACGGTCAACCTGGCCGTAGTGAACCTGGATATTGCCGCCCCCAACATCCCCAGCGCTGGCCGAACCAAAACCTACGCCACATCGGCCGGCGAAATGTCGCTGGTTGCAGACCTGCGCGACAGCCAGACGGGCGAAGTCCTTATGCGGATTTACGACCACCACACCGACCGCGAAACCTTCAAACCCGAGAAAATCACCAGCGTCGACAACGCCGCCGCCGTCGAGGACGCAGCCAGCACCTGGGCCGCCGCATTACGTCAGACACTGGGCCAACCCGCCACCCACAACCCCTGA
- a CDS encoding OsmC domain/YcaO domain-containing protein: protein MEIKVNFLDKLRLEAKFDDFTVIADQPIRYKGDGSAPGPFDYFLASSALCAAYFVKLYCSTRNIPTENIRLSQNNIVDPENRYQQIFKIQVELPADISAKDREGILRSIDRCTVKKVVQAGPEFVIEEVDNLDADAQALLTLNPSTDAATYIPGKDLPLEQTIANMSGILADLGIKIEIASWRNIVPNVWSLHIRDAHSPMCFTNGKGSTKESALASALGEYLERLNCNHFYAGSFWGEDIANAPFVHYPDERWFKPGPKGALPAEILDEHCLPIYNPDGELLGTHLYDTNSGNTERGICSLPFVRQSDGKVVYFPSNLVENLFVSNGMSAGNTLAEAQVQCLSEIFERAVKREILEGEIVLPDVPQEVLAKYPRIQAGIAGLEEQGFPVLVKDASLGGKYPLMCVTLMNPRTGGVFASFGAHPSFEVALERSLTELLQGRSFEGLNDLPAPTFESQAVTEPNNFVEHFVDSSGIVSWRFFSSKADYPFVEWDFSGHGENSNAQEAAALFGILKDMGKEAYVAVYEQLGATACRILVPGYSEIYPIEDLVWDNTNIALWFRADILNLHRLDDASLEKLLARLDNSERDDYTDIASLIGIEFDENTVWGQLTVLELKLLIHLALQQFEDALDLVGAFLQYNDNTLDRGLFYQALKAVLEIELDDELELDHYVANFRRMFGDARMDAVLGSVDGSVRFYGLTPTSMKLEGLDRHQRLIDSYQKLHVARAKAASK, encoded by the coding sequence ATGGAAATTAAGGTCAACTTTCTCGACAAGCTTCGCCTGGAAGCGAAGTTCGATGACTTCACCGTCATCGCCGATCAGCCCATCCGCTACAAGGGCGATGGCTCGGCGCCTGGCCCGTTTGATTACTTTCTGGCGTCCTCGGCGTTGTGCGCGGCTTATTTCGTGAAGTTGTACTGTTCCACCCGCAATATCCCGACAGAGAACATCCGGCTTTCGCAAAACAACATTGTTGATCCGGAAAACCGCTATCAGCAGATTTTCAAAATCCAGGTTGAGTTGCCGGCAGATATCTCGGCCAAAGACCGCGAAGGCATCTTGCGCTCGATTGATCGCTGCACCGTCAAGAAAGTCGTGCAGGCCGGCCCCGAGTTTGTCATTGAAGAAGTCGACAATCTGGACGCCGACGCCCAGGCATTGCTCACGCTGAACCCGTCGACCGATGCGGCCACGTATATCCCCGGCAAAGACCTGCCGCTGGAACAAACCATTGCCAATATGTCGGGCATTCTGGCCGACCTTGGCATCAAGATTGAAATCGCCTCCTGGCGCAATATCGTGCCCAACGTCTGGTCGCTGCACATCCGCGATGCGCACTCGCCCATGTGCTTTACCAACGGCAAGGGCAGCACCAAGGAAAGCGCGCTGGCCTCGGCCCTGGGCGAGTACCTTGAGCGCCTGAACTGCAACCATTTTTATGCCGGCAGCTTCTGGGGCGAAGACATCGCCAATGCGCCGTTTGTGCATTACCCGGACGAGCGCTGGTTCAAGCCCGGCCCCAAAGGCGCGCTGCCGGCCGAGATCCTGGATGAACACTGCCTGCCCATTTACAACCCGGATGGCGAGTTGCTGGGCACACACCTGTACGACACCAACTCCGGCAATACCGAGCGCGGCATCTGTTCGCTACCTTTCGTGCGCCAGTCTGACGGCAAGGTGGTTTATTTCCCGTCCAACCTCGTAGAAAACCTGTTCGTCAGCAACGGCATGAGCGCCGGCAATACGCTGGCCGAAGCCCAGGTGCAATGCCTGTCCGAGATTTTTGAGCGCGCCGTCAAACGCGAAATCCTGGAAGGCGAAATTGTGTTGCCGGACGTGCCGCAAGAAGTCCTGGCCAAATACCCGCGCATTCAGGCCGGCATTGCGGGTCTGGAAGAGCAGGGCTTCCCGGTGCTGGTGAAAGACGCATCGCTGGGCGGCAAGTACCCGTTGATGTGCGTCACCTTGATGAACCCGCGCACCGGCGGCGTGTTTGCCTCGTTCGGCGCGCACCCCAGCTTTGAAGTGGCGCTGGAACGCAGCCTGACCGAACTGTTGCAAGGCCGCAGTTTTGAAGGCCTGAACGATCTGCCCGCGCCCACGTTTGAAAGCCAGGCCGTGACAGAACCCAACAATTTCGTCGAACACTTTGTGGATTCAAGCGGCATCGTGTCCTGGCGGTTTTTCAGCAGCAAGGCCGATTACCCGTTTGTGGAATGGGATTTCTCCGGCCACGGCGAAAACTCCAACGCCCAGGAAGCCGCAGCCTTGTTCGGCATCCTCAAAGACATGGGCAAAGAAGCCTATGTGGCGGTGTATGAGCAACTGGGCGCGACAGCCTGCCGCATCCTGGTGCCTGGCTACTCGGAAATCTACCCGATTGAAGACCTGGTCTGGGACAACACCAACATCGCGCTCTGGTTCCGCGCAGACATCCTGAACCTGCATCGCCTGGACGACGCCAGCCTGGAAAAACTGCTGGCCCGCCTGGATAACAGCGAACGCGACGACTACACCGACATCGCCAGCCTGATCGGCATTGAATTTGACGAAAACACCGTCTGGGGCCAGCTCACCGTACTGGAACTGAAGCTGCTGATCCACCTGGCCTTGCAGCAGTTTGAAGACGCGCTGGATCTGGTGGGCGCCTTCTTGCAGTACAACGACAACACGCTCGATCGCGGCCTGTTCTATCAGGCGCTCAAGGCCGTGCTGGAAATTGAACTGGATGACGAACTGGAACTGGATCACTACGTCGCCAACTTCCGCCGCATGTTTGGCGATGCGCGCATGGATGCCGTATTGGGTTCGGTAGATGGCAGCGTGCGTTTTTACGGCCTGACACCGACCAGCATGAAGCTGGAAGGGCTTGACCGCCATCAGCGCCTGATTGATAGCTACCAGAAACTGCACGTGGCCCGCGCCAAAGCCGCCAGCAAATAA
- a CDS encoding SRPBCC domain-containing protein, which produces MTTYTTSREIPASPEQVFAAMCDPVRLARWWGPDGFSNTFSECDLVPGGRWVLTMHGPDGHQYPNEAVFEEIEAPSRFVVHHVSQPRYRLTVTLVAVPGGCTATWQQAFEDARIGERLAPIVVPANEQNLARLAAEVLGGLSA; this is translated from the coding sequence ATGACCACCTACACCACTTCGCGTGAAATTCCGGCCTCGCCGGAGCAGGTCTTTGCCGCCATGTGTGACCCGGTGCGCCTGGCGCGCTGGTGGGGTCCGGACGGGTTTTCCAATACGTTCAGCGAGTGCGATCTGGTGCCGGGTGGGCGCTGGGTGCTGACCATGCACGGACCGGACGGACATCAATACCCTAATGAAGCGGTGTTTGAAGAGATCGAGGCGCCCTCCCGTTTCGTGGTCCACCATGTTTCGCAGCCCCGCTACCGGCTGACGGTGACGCTGGTTGCCGTGCCGGGTGGCTGCACGGCAACCTGGCAGCAAGCGTTTGAGGATGCACGCATTGGCGAGCGTCTGGCGCCGATTGTTGTGCCGGCCAATGAACAAAATCTGGCACGACTGGCGGCAGAGGTGCTGGGCGGCTTGAGCGCCTGA